The Streptomyces sp. NBC_01353 genome contains a region encoding:
- a CDS encoding ABC transporter permease, with product MRTVERSRAETAGRARQGGLSAAVRQSRAVAWRSVLRLRSSPEEIAGFTLQPVIFVVLFVFVLGQAVDGDWRTYRDFALPGIAVQSVVFTTLGTGLTLSTDLQKGIFDRFRTLPISRSAPLLGTVLGDLVRYALSLAVMMVVGLLIGFRPGGGAIGVLSAGAVALVFSFSLCWVWVLVGLRARTPMGVQTLGTVLMFPLAFGSSTLVATDRMPDWIRVWAEINPVTWVTDAVRALLAGEPAGRPVAVVAAWCAGMVVVLLPLALRTYRRRV from the coding sequence GTGCGAACGGTTGAACGGAGCCGGGCCGAGACGGCGGGGCGGGCACGGCAGGGCGGGCTGTCCGCGGCGGTGCGGCAGTCGAGGGCGGTGGCGTGGCGCAGCGTTCTCCGGCTGCGCAGCAGCCCGGAGGAGATCGCGGGGTTCACTCTGCAACCGGTGATCTTCGTGGTCCTCTTCGTGTTCGTGCTGGGCCAGGCCGTGGACGGGGACTGGCGGACCTACCGCGACTTCGCCCTGCCGGGCATCGCCGTGCAGTCGGTCGTCTTCACCACGTTGGGCACCGGGCTGACCCTCTCCACGGACCTGCAGAAGGGGATCTTCGACCGCTTCCGCACCCTGCCCATCTCACGCTCCGCCCCGCTGCTGGGCACCGTGCTGGGCGACCTGGTGCGCTACGCCCTGTCGCTCGCCGTGATGATGGTGGTCGGCCTCCTCATCGGGTTCCGGCCGGGCGGCGGGGCGATCGGTGTGCTGTCCGCGGGTGCGGTCGCGCTCGTTTTCTCCTTCTCGCTCTGCTGGGTCTGGGTCCTGGTCGGGCTGCGCGCCCGGACACCCATGGGGGTCCAGACCCTGGGCACGGTGCTCATGTTCCCGCTGGCCTTCGGCAGTTCGACGCTGGTGGCCACCGACCGTATGCCGGACTGGATCCGTGTCTGGGCCGAGATCAACCCGGTGACCTGGGTCACGGACGCCGTACGGGCACTGCTCGCCGGCGAACCGGCCGGACGGCCCGTGGCGGTCGTGGCGGCGTGGTGCGCCGGGATGGTGGTCGTACTCCTGCCCCTGGCCCTGCGGACCTACCGCCGACGCGTCTGA
- a CDS encoding ATP-binding cassette domain-containing protein: protein MTPDIEVRSLGKRFGTETILDGVDLRAERGSVLCLLGPNGAGKTTVVRVLATLLPPDVGSARIAGLDVVAEAARVRELIGVTGQYAAVDDLLTGTGNLALFGRLTGLSWPAARARAAEMLERLGLTRAASKPVKTYSGGMRRRLDLAASLLHRPRVLFLDEPTTGLDPHSRGELWSLVEELVADGTTVLLTTQYLEEADRLADTVAVLAEGRLIATGRPMELKRRVGGHRVEFRPPQRMTVREAADATTRLLGTPAESGQGTVRLPLDDPQSFPEVAQRLLESGLARDQISLGHPSLDEVFLALTGGAEQPPKEADRANG, encoded by the coding sequence GTGACGCCGGACATCGAAGTGCGGTCCCTGGGCAAGCGGTTCGGGACCGAGACGATCCTGGACGGTGTGGATCTCCGGGCGGAACGGGGCAGCGTGCTGTGTCTGCTCGGCCCCAACGGCGCGGGGAAGACGACGGTCGTACGGGTCCTGGCCACGCTCCTCCCACCCGACGTCGGCAGCGCCCGGATCGCCGGTCTGGACGTCGTCGCCGAGGCGGCTCGGGTGCGTGAGCTGATCGGAGTCACCGGACAGTACGCGGCCGTGGACGATCTACTGACGGGCACCGGCAATCTCGCGCTCTTCGGGCGCCTGACCGGACTGTCCTGGCCGGCGGCACGCGCCAGGGCGGCCGAGATGCTCGAACGCCTGGGGCTGACGCGGGCCGCGAGCAAGCCGGTCAAGACGTACAGCGGAGGGATGCGCCGTCGGCTGGACCTCGCCGCCAGCCTTCTGCACCGGCCGCGGGTGCTGTTCCTGGACGAGCCGACGACCGGTCTCGATCCGCACAGCCGGGGCGAACTGTGGAGCCTGGTCGAGGAGTTGGTCGCGGACGGCACGACGGTGCTCCTCACCACGCAGTACCTGGAGGAGGCGGACCGGCTCGCGGACACGGTCGCGGTGCTCGCCGAGGGTCGTCTGATCGCCACGGGCCGGCCCATGGAGCTCAAGCGCCGAGTCGGCGGGCACCGGGTCGAGTTCCGGCCCCCGCAGCGGATGACCGTACGGGAGGCCGCGGACGCGACCACCCGCCTGCTGGGCACCCCTGCGGAGTCCGGCCAAGGGACGGTACGTCTGCCCCTGGACGATCCGCAGTCGTTCCCGGAGGTGGCCCAGCGGCTTCTGGAATCCGGGCTGGCCCGTGACCAGATCTCCCTGGGACACCCGAGTCTCGACGAGGTCTTCCTCGCGCTCACCGGAGGCGCCGAGCAACCCCCGAAGGAGGCCGATCGTGCGAACGGTTGA
- the fabI gene encoding enoyl-ACP reductase FabI: protein MVGLLKGKRILVTGVLTDASIAFHVARVAQAEGAQIVLTGHGRMSLVRRVAQRLPQPPPVLELDVTSEEQLGTLADRLGEHVDGLDGILHSIAFAPQSALGGNFLHTPWEDVATTLQVSTYSLKALTAAVLPMMGPGGAVVGLDYDASRAWPGYDWMGVAKAGLESCARYLARDLGPRGVRVNLVAAGPLRTTAARSVPGFDTQEWDRTAPLGWQGDDMDPTARACVALLSDWLPATTGEIVHVDGGFHAVGA from the coding sequence CTGGTGGGACTTCTCAAGGGGAAGCGCATTCTGGTCACGGGGGTCCTGACCGACGCTTCCATCGCCTTCCACGTGGCACGCGTCGCCCAGGCAGAGGGCGCGCAGATCGTCCTCACCGGTCACGGGCGGATGAGCCTTGTCAGACGGGTGGCGCAGCGGCTGCCGCAGCCTCCTCCCGTGCTGGAGCTCGACGTGACGTCCGAGGAACAACTCGGCACGCTCGCCGACCGGTTGGGTGAGCATGTCGACGGCTTGGACGGGATCCTGCACTCCATCGCGTTCGCACCGCAGTCGGCGCTGGGCGGCAACTTCCTGCACACGCCGTGGGAGGACGTCGCCACGACCCTTCAGGTGTCCACGTACTCCCTGAAGGCACTGACGGCCGCGGTGCTTCCGATGATGGGACCGGGTGGCGCGGTCGTCGGTCTCGACTACGACGCGTCGCGGGCCTGGCCCGGATACGACTGGATGGGGGTGGCCAAGGCCGGACTCGAGTCGTGCGCCCGGTACTTGGCACGGGATCTCGGCCCCCGGGGCGTCCGGGTCAATCTGGTGGCCGCGGGTCCGCTGCGGACGACGGCGGCGCGCAGCGTGCCCGGCTTCGACACCCAGGAGTGGGACAGGACCGCCCCGCTGGGGTGGCAGGGCGACGACATGGACCCGACCGCGCGGGCCTGTGTCGCGCTGCTGTCGGACTGGCTGCCCGCGACGACCGGGGAGATCGTGCATGTCGACGGCGGTTTCCACGCCGTGGGCGCTTGA
- the fabG gene encoding 3-oxoacyl-ACP reductase FabG encodes MKRSCLVVGGSRGIGLAVARELQASGERVAVTHRGAEPPEGLFGVACDVTDTAQVDLAFKRVEEEQGPVEVLVVNAGIVRDRLLAAMPEEDFTAVLDTNLTGAYRTVKRAVRGMLRMRRGRIVLISSVVGLQGAAGQANYAASKAGLVGFGRSMARELGPRGITVNVVAPGFIETDMTAALPSALRDEYIRQIPLGRSAAPEEVARVVRFLAGEDAAYVTGAVVPVDGGSLMGH; translated from the coding sequence ATGAAACGGTCTTGTCTGGTGGTCGGCGGAAGCCGCGGAATCGGCCTCGCCGTGGCGCGCGAACTGCAGGCGTCGGGTGAGCGGGTGGCGGTGACACACCGTGGCGCCGAGCCCCCTGAGGGGCTGTTCGGGGTGGCCTGTGACGTCACCGACACGGCCCAGGTGGATCTGGCGTTCAAGCGGGTCGAGGAGGAGCAGGGGCCCGTCGAGGTTCTCGTGGTCAATGCGGGCATCGTCCGCGACCGCCTCCTGGCGGCCATGCCGGAGGAGGACTTCACGGCCGTCCTGGACACCAATCTGACGGGTGCCTACCGCACGGTGAAGCGCGCGGTGCGGGGGATGCTGCGGATGCGCCGGGGGCGCATCGTGCTCATCTCCTCCGTGGTCGGCCTGCAGGGCGCGGCCGGACAGGCCAACTACGCGGCGTCCAAAGCCGGTCTGGTCGGCTTCGGCCGCAGCATGGCCCGCGAGCTCGGCCCGCGTGGCATCACCGTCAACGTCGTGGCGCCCGGATTCATCGAGACGGACATGACCGCCGCCCTGCCCTCCGCGCTGCGCGACGAGTACATCCGGCAGATTCCGCTCGGTCGCAGCGCCGCGCCCGAGGAGGTCGCCCGCGTCGTGCGCTTCCTGGCCGGCGAGGACGCGGCCTATGTGACCGGAGCCGTCGTACCCGTCGACGGCGGCTCGCTCATGGGCCACTGA
- a CDS encoding SET domain-containing methyltransferase, with protein MQTQAFKLVQDRAYGAGVVAARPLAEGEAFADLTECVVAEWPSIYTIDTGDDRHIDGPQVRYLNHSCAPNVHVDTARMEVRALRPIAAGEELAFFYPSTEWEMVGPFDCLCAAPDCIGVVSGARSLPPEVLSRYALNEHITGRLHASATLPNPSSAGTR; from the coding sequence ATGCAGACGCAAGCGTTCAAGCTGGTCCAGGACCGCGCGTACGGCGCCGGTGTCGTCGCCGCGCGACCCCTCGCGGAAGGGGAGGCGTTCGCCGACCTGACGGAGTGCGTCGTGGCCGAATGGCCCTCCATCTACACGATCGACACCGGGGACGACCGGCACATAGACGGCCCGCAGGTCCGCTACCTCAACCACTCCTGCGCGCCCAACGTCCATGTCGACACGGCACGTATGGAGGTGCGTGCGCTGCGTCCGATCGCCGCGGGCGAGGAACTCGCCTTCTTCTATCCCTCCACCGAGTGGGAGATGGTCGGGCCGTTCGACTGCCTGTGCGCGGCCCCCGACTGCATCGGCGTCGTCTCCGGGGCACGGAGCCTCCCGCCGGAGGTGCTGAGCCGTTACGCGCTCAACGAGCACATCACCGGCCGGCTGCACGCCTCCGCGACGCTGCCGAACCCCTCCTCCGCCGGCACTCGCTGA
- a CDS encoding SDR family NAD(P)-dependent oxidoreductase: protein MTEQALRGWLTDWLARRLDIPEQAIDPDEPLANLGLSSLAAVELSGALEDLLDRSLPPTMAYEVPTVASLARFLTTEPAPGQGPAAPSVGPESGSEPVAVIGLGCRLPGGAATPEAYWRLLSEGRDAIAPAPPERLDLYRGQFPESASVLAATGTKGGYLSEDLAAFDADFFGLSAREASAADPQQRLMLEVAWEALEHAGVPPRSLAGTRTGVFVGASVSDYGTLQMSDLDRIDAWSGIGSALSVIANRISYTLGLRGPSLVVDTACSSSLVAVHQAVQSLRTGETDLALAGGVNLLLSPAVTVNFEEAGVMAADGRCKTFAADADGYGRGEGCGVVVLKRLSAARRDGDRVLAVIRGSAVNQDGASNGLMAPNPQAQEELLRTAGAVSALRPEDIDYIEAHGTGTALGDPIEVRAVTAALLEEAGPRAADLLIGSAKTNIGHLEAAAGIAGLIKVVLSLVHEELPPSLNFDRPNPLIPFDDIPLRVVTAATPWPRGERIRRAGVSGFGFSGTNAHVVLEEAPAAGTPRRRAGDEAAPCLVPLSAGSPTALREQAQRLADWLAADDGATPFQDLVHTLALRRSHETHRACVVGADHSTLRGALRALAGGTASPDVVQGRARHSGGPVWVFSGQGSQWAGMGRELLRSEPAFRTVVDELEPLMLAEGAFSLREMLAAEQLPTDVSVVQPLLFAMQLGLGAMWREHGVRPAAVIGHSMGEVAAAVVSGALSTEDGVRVICRRSRLLAKVAGEGAMAVIERPAEVLAARLATVAPGGEVEVAVVPSPGSTVISGDADIVRKLTRAYEDEGVNARLVQVDVASHSPRMDPLLEPLLELLDDLSPAEPEIEFFSTVGDRVGDTPVCDAAYWADNLRAPVRLADAVRAAAMAGHSAFVEISPHPVLVRDVRATLRDSGVRDALVGPTLVRDLAPYTTFLAAVGRLHCHGLPLPWEELTPAGELADLPRQSWLRRRYWSTAARPAATAAASLPVGPVATPGRGVLGHGAELAALPGTRLWQTDLSAPHLAALHQHRVGGQALLPVSAYLRLALAAAAEAGAGHHVVRDLTVHAAVVLDGDPVALQILLRPSASGSATAELDFHSRAADGEWTHCASARLHEDPAEIPAPRPVPVPVDGSAGEPVEADAYYGGLEQAGLAYGPALRVIRRLRELGDGVLAEPALPRTDDGGAGGVTPPDDLHLVLDAAFQALPACLWRQEGPHDGMYTVVGIDSLSFRAPTDPVAGPLRVAARVAEEGDRLVAALDWYQDGVLRGRARGVRLRRIGGRPDHAPASWLRSLEWTERPSTGEPADGAVRHGKVLLVGVDDALAAAVGRRLEAHGMACRTVSADDLDGVAPTALAARLGGLDDVRHLVHGPGAGPADGLDPDTAAQALRIAGRATRLIQAVAAATDTEARLWFVTSGAQAVRDEPTLHPAQAVLWGLGRSAALEHPERWGGLVDLDHTADTESSARVLVADLLSERYGEQSAHRAGARYVPRLTDAVRPVSAPAVLDDQGSHLVVGATGRLGPALLDRLVRLGARHLVLMSRRGLTGAATGVVDRLRAQGVTITPIAADVTDETDVRELFTRFGTDLPPLRGIYQAAFVEDVSTLADMSEERLAAVLHPKITGTALLHRCSAGHDVEQFLCYSSTTALLGSQGLAHYAAAGCFLDTLVHARRLAGLPAQVINWGPWDDGLDDPAARAAILASGLRLMPGERAVAAVDQMLAGSEAQVVVADADWPAVAAAYATRTPLPLLDHLTAPAPAAPAPPDGRTPADGDLRGLLATAPEGQRLTLVQRHVQDLVARALSLPGADALAPDADFFALGMDSLTTMTVLRRLKALVPGLRPQIVYENRTAAALAGILLELLEQRPDGAARN, encoded by the coding sequence ATGACCGAACAGGCGCTGCGCGGCTGGCTGACCGACTGGCTCGCCCGGCGGCTCGACATACCGGAGCAGGCGATCGACCCGGACGAGCCGCTCGCGAACCTCGGGCTGAGCTCGCTGGCCGCGGTGGAGCTGTCCGGGGCGCTGGAGGACCTGCTGGACCGCTCGCTGCCCCCGACCATGGCGTACGAGGTGCCCACGGTCGCTTCGCTCGCGCGGTTCCTGACGACGGAGCCGGCGCCGGGGCAGGGGCCTGCCGCCCCGTCCGTGGGCCCCGAGAGCGGATCCGAGCCGGTGGCCGTCATCGGCCTCGGCTGCCGTCTGCCCGGCGGCGCGGCCACCCCTGAGGCGTACTGGCGACTGCTGAGCGAGGGCCGCGACGCCATCGCGCCCGCTCCGCCCGAGCGTCTCGACCTCTACCGCGGCCAGTTCCCCGAGAGCGCCTCGGTCCTGGCGGCCACCGGCACCAAGGGCGGGTACCTGAGCGAGGACCTCGCGGCATTCGACGCCGACTTCTTCGGCCTCTCCGCACGGGAGGCCTCGGCTGCCGACCCCCAGCAGCGGCTCATGCTCGAAGTGGCCTGGGAAGCCCTGGAACACGCGGGAGTCCCGCCGCGTTCGCTGGCCGGGACGCGCACGGGTGTCTTCGTGGGGGCCTCGGTCTCCGACTACGGCACCCTGCAGATGAGCGATCTGGACCGCATCGACGCATGGAGCGGTATCGGCTCCGCGCTCAGCGTGATCGCGAACCGGATCTCGTACACGCTGGGGCTCCGCGGCCCGAGTCTGGTCGTCGACACCGCCTGCTCCTCGTCCCTGGTCGCCGTGCACCAGGCCGTGCAGAGCCTGCGCACGGGTGAGACCGACCTGGCACTGGCCGGCGGGGTCAACCTGCTGCTGTCGCCCGCGGTCACCGTGAACTTCGAGGAAGCCGGCGTGATGGCCGCCGACGGCCGGTGCAAGACGTTCGCCGCCGACGCGGACGGCTACGGCCGCGGTGAGGGCTGCGGAGTCGTCGTACTCAAGCGGCTGTCCGCCGCCCGGCGGGACGGCGACCGGGTCCTGGCGGTGATCCGGGGGAGCGCCGTCAACCAGGACGGCGCGTCCAACGGACTGATGGCACCCAACCCGCAGGCACAGGAGGAGTTGCTGCGCACGGCAGGGGCGGTCTCCGCGCTGCGCCCCGAGGACATCGACTACATCGAAGCGCACGGCACCGGAACCGCCCTCGGCGACCCCATCGAGGTACGGGCCGTCACCGCGGCTCTGCTGGAGGAAGCCGGGCCCCGCGCCGCGGATCTGCTGATCGGCTCGGCCAAGACGAACATCGGTCACCTGGAGGCGGCCGCCGGCATCGCCGGACTCATCAAGGTCGTGCTGAGCCTCGTCCATGAGGAGCTGCCGCCGAGTCTGAACTTCGACCGGCCCAACCCTCTCATCCCCTTCGACGACATCCCCCTGCGTGTGGTCACCGCCGCCACCCCCTGGCCGCGCGGGGAGCGGATACGGCGCGCCGGCGTCAGCGGCTTCGGATTCAGCGGCACCAACGCGCATGTCGTACTGGAGGAGGCGCCGGCGGCCGGCACCCCGAGGCGGCGGGCCGGGGATGAGGCCGCGCCGTGTCTCGTACCGCTGTCCGCCGGTTCCCCGACCGCCCTGCGCGAACAGGCGCAGCGGCTGGCCGACTGGCTGGCGGCGGACGACGGGGCCACGCCCTTCCAGGACCTGGTGCACACGCTCGCGCTGCGCCGCTCCCACGAGACCCACCGGGCCTGTGTGGTGGGCGCGGACCACAGCACCCTGCGCGGCGCCCTGCGGGCCCTCGCCGGGGGCACCGCGTCGCCCGATGTGGTGCAGGGCCGTGCCCGGCACTCCGGCGGGCCCGTGTGGGTGTTCTCCGGGCAGGGCTCCCAGTGGGCGGGCATGGGGCGTGAACTGCTGCGCTCCGAACCGGCGTTCCGCACGGTCGTCGACGAGCTGGAACCGCTGATGCTGGCCGAGGGCGCATTCTCCCTGCGAGAGATGCTGGCGGCCGAGCAGCTGCCGACCGACGTCTCCGTCGTCCAGCCGCTGCTGTTCGCGATGCAGCTCGGACTCGGTGCGATGTGGCGGGAGCACGGGGTGCGCCCCGCCGCGGTGATCGGCCACTCCATGGGTGAGGTGGCGGCCGCGGTCGTCTCCGGGGCGCTGAGCACCGAGGACGGCGTACGAGTGATCTGCCGACGCTCCCGGCTGCTCGCCAAGGTGGCAGGCGAGGGGGCGATGGCCGTGATCGAACGGCCCGCCGAGGTGCTCGCCGCGAGGCTCGCGACGGTCGCGCCGGGCGGTGAGGTGGAGGTCGCGGTCGTCCCGAGCCCGGGATCCACCGTCATCTCAGGAGACGCCGACATCGTACGGAAGTTGACGCGGGCGTACGAGGACGAGGGCGTCAACGCCCGTCTGGTGCAGGTCGATGTGGCCTCGCACTCCCCTCGGATGGATCCGCTCCTGGAGCCGCTCCTGGAGCTGCTGGACGATCTGTCCCCGGCAGAGCCGGAGATCGAGTTCTTCTCGACCGTCGGGGACAGGGTGGGGGACACACCGGTGTGCGACGCCGCCTACTGGGCGGACAACCTGCGCGCACCCGTGCGGCTCGCCGACGCGGTGCGTGCGGCGGCCATGGCGGGGCACAGCGCCTTCGTCGAGATCTCGCCGCACCCGGTCCTGGTTCGTGACGTGCGGGCCACGCTGCGCGACAGCGGTGTGCGGGACGCGCTTGTCGGCCCCACACTCGTACGGGATCTCGCGCCGTACACGACGTTCCTCGCGGCGGTGGGACGGCTGCACTGTCACGGTCTTCCGCTGCCGTGGGAGGAGCTGACCCCCGCGGGTGAACTGGCCGATCTGCCACGGCAGTCGTGGCTCCGCCGCCGGTACTGGTCCACCGCCGCCCGGCCCGCCGCAACGGCCGCTGCCTCCCTCCCGGTCGGCCCGGTCGCCACCCCGGGACGGGGAGTGCTGGGCCATGGCGCGGAGCTGGCCGCCCTGCCCGGAACCCGTCTGTGGCAGACCGACCTGTCCGCCCCACACCTCGCGGCGCTGCACCAACACCGGGTGGGCGGACAGGCGTTGCTGCCCGTCTCCGCCTATCTGCGGCTGGCCCTGGCCGCCGCCGCAGAGGCAGGCGCGGGCCACCACGTGGTCAGGGACCTCACCGTGCACGCCGCCGTCGTTCTCGATGGCGACCCCGTCGCGCTTCAGATCCTGCTGCGGCCGTCCGCGTCCGGCTCCGCCACCGCGGAGCTCGACTTCCACAGCCGGGCCGCGGACGGGGAGTGGACCCATTGCGCCTCCGCCCGGCTGCACGAGGATCCGGCCGAGATCCCGGCGCCCCGCCCGGTGCCGGTGCCGGTGGACGGGTCGGCCGGGGAACCGGTCGAGGCGGACGCGTACTACGGGGGCCTGGAGCAGGCCGGTCTGGCGTACGGGCCGGCGCTGCGGGTGATCCGGCGGCTACGGGAGCTCGGCGACGGCGTTCTCGCCGAGCCGGCACTGCCCCGCACGGACGACGGGGGAGCCGGGGGAGTCACGCCGCCCGACGACCTCCACCTCGTCCTGGACGCCGCGTTCCAGGCCCTGCCCGCCTGCCTGTGGCGGCAGGAGGGACCGCACGACGGGATGTACACGGTCGTGGGTATCGACAGCCTGAGCTTCCGCGCCCCGACAGACCCCGTTGCCGGGCCGCTCCGGGTGGCGGCCAGGGTGGCGGAGGAAGGGGACCGCCTGGTCGCCGCGCTGGACTGGTACCAGGACGGAGTGCTGCGCGGCCGGGCACGTGGCGTACGCCTGCGCCGGATCGGCGGTCGCCCCGACCACGCCCCGGCATCCTGGCTGAGGTCCCTGGAATGGACTGAGCGGCCGTCGACGGGGGAACCCGCCGACGGCGCGGTCCGCCACGGGAAGGTGCTGCTCGTCGGAGTCGACGACGCGCTGGCCGCGGCGGTCGGCCGCCGGCTGGAGGCGCACGGCATGGCCTGCCGGACCGTCAGCGCAGATGACCTGGACGGTGTCGCGCCGACCGCGCTCGCCGCACGGCTCGGCGGACTCGACGACGTACGCCACCTGGTCCATGGCCCCGGTGCCGGCCCGGCCGACGGGCTGGACCCGGACACCGCCGCGCAGGCGCTCCGGATCGCCGGCCGGGCCACCCGGCTGATCCAGGCCGTGGCGGCCGCCACGGACACCGAGGCCAGGCTGTGGTTCGTCACCAGCGGGGCCCAGGCGGTCAGGGACGAGCCCACGCTCCATCCCGCCCAGGCCGTCCTGTGGGGGCTCGGCCGCAGTGCGGCCCTGGAGCACCCCGAACGGTGGGGGGGTCTGGTGGACCTCGACCACACGGCCGACACGGAGTCGTCCGCCCGGGTGCTCGTCGCCGACCTCCTCTCGGAGCGGTACGGGGAGCAGAGCGCCCACCGTGCCGGAGCCCGGTACGTCCCTCGCCTGACGGACGCCGTGCGGCCGGTCTCCGCCCCCGCGGTCCTGGACGACCAGGGCAGCCATCTGGTGGTGGGCGCCACGGGCCGGCTCGGCCCCGCCCTGCTCGACCGACTGGTCCGGCTGGGCGCGCGCCATCTGGTGCTGATGTCCCGGCGCGGCCTGACCGGTGCGGCGACCGGCGTCGTGGACCGGCTGCGGGCCCAGGGCGTGACGATCACCCCGATCGCGGCGGACGTGACGGACGAGACCGACGTACGGGAGCTGTTCACGCGGTTCGGCACGGACCTCCCGCCCCTGCGCGGCATCTACCAGGCCGCGTTCGTGGAGGACGTCTCCACGCTGGCCGACATGTCCGAGGAGCGGCTGGCAGCCGTGCTCCACCCGAAGATCACCGGGACTGCGCTGCTGCACCGCTGCTCCGCAGGCCACGACGTGGAGCAGTTCCTCTGCTACTCGTCCACCACCGCGCTCCTCGGCTCCCAGGGACTGGCCCACTACGCGGCCGCCGGCTGCTTCCTCGACACCCTGGTGCACGCCCGTCGGCTCGCCGGTCTGCCCGCGCAGGTCATCAACTGGGGTCCGTGGGACGACGGGCTGGACGACCCGGCGGCCCGCGCGGCGATCCTGGCCTCCGGGCTGCGCCTCATGCCGGGCGAGCGCGCCGTCGCGGCCGTGGATCAGATGCTGGCCGGCTCCGAGGCGCAGGTGGTCGTGGCCGATGCCGACTGGCCGGCGGTAGCGGCCGCGTACGCCACCCGTACCCCGCTCCCCCTGCTCGACCACCTCACGGCTCCGGCACCCGCCGCCCCCGCCCCACCCGACGGCCGGACGCCGGCCGACGGCGATCTGCGCGGGCTGCTGGCCACCGCCCCGGAGGGACAGCGCCTGACGCTGGTCCAGCGGCATGTGCAGGACCTGGTCGCCCGAGCGCTGAGCCTGCCCGGCGCGGACGCCCTGGCCCCCGACGCCGACTTCTTCGCCCTCGGCATGGACTCCCTGACGACGATGACCGTCCTGCGTCGGCTGAAGGCACTGGTGCCGGGGCTCCGGCCGCAGATCGTCTACGAGAACCGTACGGCCGCCGCACTGGCCGGGATCCTGCTCGAACTGCTGGAGCAACGTCCCGACGGCGCCGCACGGAACTGA